The Akkermansia muciniphila genome contains a region encoding:
- a CDS encoding iron-containing alcohol dehydrogenase, protein MLNFVYDNKTTLIFGKGTQHEAGALLKPFGKKVLLHYGGGSIKRSGLYDAVTASLKAAGVEYEELGGVQPNPTLPLVYEGIRLCREHGLGLVLAVGGGSVIDSAKAIALGVPHEGDVWDLYLSKKQPQADPLPVATVLTIPAAGSESSPNTVITNEETRRKLGYGAPQLRPVFSIINPELFFTLPHRQMANGVSDMMSHIFERYFTRTLHTDLSDGLCEATLRTIMRNARILNGNLHDYDAWAEIAFSGNIAHNNLLGVGREQDWGCHAMEHELSALYHVDHGAGLAVVTPAWMKYVSPKHREMFVQFSVNVMGAEGSFREPDALIREGISRLERFYRELGLPTAMEELGIRPEDFPLMAEQAISVRGPIGGLEKLDARDVEAIYRLACKDRLPE, encoded by the coding sequence ATGCTCAATTTCGTTTACGACAACAAGACCACGCTCATTTTCGGAAAAGGCACCCAGCATGAAGCGGGCGCCCTTCTCAAACCGTTCGGCAAAAAAGTCCTGCTCCACTACGGGGGCGGCAGCATCAAGCGTTCCGGCCTTTATGACGCCGTCACAGCTTCCCTGAAAGCCGCCGGGGTGGAGTATGAGGAACTGGGCGGCGTCCAGCCGAACCCCACGCTTCCCCTGGTGTATGAAGGCATCCGCCTCTGCCGGGAACACGGCTTGGGCCTCGTGCTGGCCGTGGGGGGAGGAAGCGTGATTGATTCCGCCAAGGCGATTGCCCTGGGCGTTCCTCATGAAGGAGACGTATGGGATCTTTATCTTTCCAAGAAACAGCCGCAGGCGGACCCACTTCCCGTCGCCACCGTGCTGACCATTCCCGCCGCAGGCAGCGAGAGCAGCCCGAATACCGTCATTACCAATGAAGAGACCAGGCGCAAACTGGGGTACGGCGCCCCCCAGCTGCGCCCCGTATTCAGCATCATCAATCCGGAATTGTTTTTCACGCTCCCGCACCGCCAGATGGCCAACGGCGTCAGCGATATGATGAGCCATATTTTTGAGCGCTATTTCACCAGAACCCTGCATACGGACCTGTCCGACGGCCTGTGTGAAGCCACCCTGCGCACCATCATGAGAAACGCCCGCATCCTGAACGGGAACCTGCATGATTACGACGCCTGGGCGGAGATCGCCTTTTCCGGCAACATCGCCCATAACAACCTGCTGGGCGTGGGCCGTGAACAGGATTGGGGATGCCATGCCATGGAGCACGAATTGAGCGCCCTGTATCATGTGGACCACGGCGCGGGCCTGGCCGTCGTCACCCCGGCATGGATGAAGTATGTTTCCCCCAAGCACCGGGAGATGTTCGTGCAGTTCTCCGTGAATGTGATGGGCGCGGAAGGCTCCTTCCGGGAACCGGATGCCCTCATCCGGGAAGGCATTTCCCGCCTGGAACGTTTTTACCGGGAGCTGGGGCTTCCAACAGCCATGGAAGAGCTGGGCATCCGGCCCGAAGACTTCCCCCTGATGGCGGAACAGGCCATCAGCGTGCGCGGCCCCATCGGCGGGTTGGAAAAGCTGGACGCCCGGGATGTAGAAGCCATTTACCGCCTGGCGTGTAAAGACAGGCTGCCTGAGTGA
- a CDS encoding NAD-dependent epimerase/dehydratase family protein, which translates to MNALVLGGTGFLGTRLVNALLKNGHRVSIAARGITRDAFGNRVHRIRVDRTAPCSMAAALRETSYDVVYDNLAYGARDVSTVLDAVSCGLYVMASSAAVYTLRPGLREEDFRAETYSPSRTGHENISYAEGKRAAESVLAREYASRKTLAVRFPVIMGPEDNTRRLQFYVEHLLAERPMMIDNPDSRMSFIPVEEAARLLAFAAENQAQGTLNAASEGTVSLREMLAYMEARTGKAPVLDERGDPAPYNGIGDYSLCLDRAEKSGFRFSHVRDWMFRLLDSALSGK; encoded by the coding sequence ATGAATGCGCTTGTTTTGGGAGGAACGGGATTTCTGGGAACCCGTCTGGTGAACGCCCTGCTGAAAAACGGCCACCGGGTTTCCATCGCCGCACGGGGGATTACCCGTGACGCCTTTGGGAACCGCGTGCACCGTATACGGGTTGACCGGACGGCCCCATGTTCCATGGCTGCGGCACTCCGGGAAACAAGCTATGATGTGGTTTACGACAACTTGGCTTATGGTGCCCGGGACGTTTCCACAGTTCTGGATGCTGTCTCCTGCGGCCTTTACGTGATGGCGTCTTCCGCCGCCGTTTACACGCTCCGCCCCGGTCTCCGGGAAGAGGATTTCCGTGCAGAAACATACTCACCCTCCCGGACCGGGCATGAAAACATCTCTTACGCGGAGGGGAAACGCGCCGCAGAAAGCGTCCTGGCGCGGGAATACGCCTCCCGGAAAACCCTCGCCGTGCGCTTCCCGGTCATCATGGGACCGGAAGACAACACCCGCAGGCTGCAATTTTATGTGGAGCACCTGCTGGCGGAACGTCCCATGATGATTGACAACCCGGACAGCCGAATGAGCTTCATTCCCGTGGAGGAAGCAGCGCGCCTGCTGGCCTTTGCGGCGGAAAACCAGGCGCAGGGAACCCTCAATGCCGCCAGTGAAGGAACCGTTTCCCTGAGGGAAATGCTGGCTTATATGGAGGCGCGGACGGGAAAGGCGCCTGTTCTTGACGAGAGAGGAGACCCGGCGCCCTACAATGGAATAGGAGATTACAGCCTCTGCCTGGACCGTGCAGAAAAATCCGGATTCCGGTTCTCCCACGTCAGGGACTGGATGTTCAGATTGCTGGATTCCGCTCTTTCCGGGAAATAA
- a CDS encoding DMT family transporter, whose amino-acid sequence MKGHIAMGTAAVIWGLMSPVSKLVMQLGEVSSASLATFRLLGAAILFWLASAFVPAETIERKDRITLFYASLFGIIFNQMAFTVGVGFTSPADAAIITTITPVLTMILAAFVLREMITGKKIIGVCASAVGAILLISGSGARAAAFPGDNNLLGDILCLASQCSVAVYFVFFKNLIGKYSPVTLMKWMFTYAVAVCLPFTFREVASIHYSALPAQTWLGIAYVVALATFVSYICLSFAQQRLKPTAVSMYNYCQPVIASSVAVLWGMDHFGWMKALSVLLVFTGVLLVTRTGKKAAVQEP is encoded by the coding sequence TTGAAGGGACATATTGCCATGGGGACGGCGGCCGTCATCTGGGGCCTCATGTCTCCCGTCAGCAAACTGGTGATGCAGCTGGGGGAAGTAAGCTCCGCCTCACTGGCTACATTCCGCCTGCTGGGCGCGGCCATCCTGTTCTGGCTGGCTTCCGCCTTCGTGCCCGCGGAAACCATTGAACGGAAGGACCGGATCACCCTGTTTTACGCCTCCCTGTTCGGCATCATCTTCAACCAAATGGCCTTCACGGTGGGCGTGGGCTTCACCTCCCCGGCGGATGCGGCCATCATCACCACCATCACCCCGGTGCTGACCATGATTCTGGCGGCCTTCGTCCTCCGGGAAATGATCACCGGGAAAAAAATCATCGGCGTCTGCGCCAGCGCCGTCGGAGCCATTCTGCTGATTTCCGGCAGCGGGGCGCGGGCGGCGGCCTTTCCGGGAGACAACAACCTGCTGGGGGACATTCTTTGCCTGGCCTCCCAATGCAGTGTGGCCGTGTACTTCGTCTTCTTTAAAAACCTGATTGGCAAGTACTCTCCCGTCACCCTGATGAAATGGATGTTCACGTATGCCGTGGCCGTCTGCCTCCCTTTCACTTTCCGGGAGGTGGCGTCCATCCATTATTCCGCCCTGCCCGCGCAGACGTGGCTGGGCATCGCCTATGTGGTGGCGCTGGCTACGTTCGTCAGTTACATCTGCCTGTCCTTCGCCCAGCAGCGGCTGAAACCCACCGCCGTCAGCATGTATAACTACTGCCAGCCGGTGATTGCCTCCTCCGTGGCGGTGCTGTGGGGCATGGACCACTTCGGGTGGATGAAGGCCCTCTCCGTCCTGCTCGTATTCACGGGCGTGCTTCTGGTTACCAGAACCGGGAAAAAAGCCGCCGTTCAGGAACCGTAA
- a CDS encoding thermonuclease family protein has protein sequence MRLLLLFLLGMGVTYAETLRGIVINVVDGDTVILLEKGPEGKRTHRVQLKGIDAPEYGQAGGEEAKAYLEKLVWGETVTVQYAGVDQYGRILGLVLCGASRVNDEMVKEGWAWRYKYSTSKKLAAYESEAKAGKKGLWAEPYPISPWEWRDRKRGKEKSGSF, from the coding sequence ATGAGATTGCTCCTTCTTTTTCTGCTAGGCATGGGCGTCACGTATGCGGAAACCCTCCGGGGAATTGTCATCAATGTTGTTGACGGTGACACGGTCATTCTTTTGGAGAAGGGGCCGGAGGGAAAGCGCACGCACCGGGTGCAGCTTAAAGGGATTGACGCTCCGGAATACGGACAGGCCGGAGGGGAAGAGGCAAAGGCTTATCTGGAAAAGCTTGTTTGGGGAGAAACGGTTACGGTCCAATATGCCGGGGTTGACCAGTATGGCCGCATCCTGGGGCTGGTCCTGTGTGGAGCATCGCGCGTGAATGATGAGATGGTGAAGGAAGGGTGGGCATGGCGTTATAAATATTCAACCAGTAAAAAGCTGGCCGCTTATGAATCAGAAGCCAAAGCCGGAAAAAAGGGCTTATGGGCTGAACCGTATCCCATTTCACCATGGGAGTGGAGAGACAGGAAGAGAGGCAAGGAAAAGAGCGGGAGTTTTTGA
- a CDS encoding alpha-2-macroglobulin family protein yields the protein MNRIFSALFLAAGMLASGMASAASSGTSPQEQEGQAARDADKASSPAGQQRKQSTEAIEKLLEKRLFKQAAEQSLKQLNEYDDQYSGADLLLYYQALKRLNALDDSLNLDTILQEQMKRHGNNPQFLMDAALLYQDAFHTFKLVDGAYIRGSEPWDGEYSGEARDRVQALRCLFKAMQLAQKGGDMKLLGQLRFLTAQALLIRSSRYNSPSPFQAYAALGNLTSLKELPDYVSREEASPFRNVGTVPVTVNPETGKPEVVFYHASSSWETAKNDGERMRWLLDAAIQADPEMANQINCYTASWCQQLFSYSNTAPDQEFVYGPGNAGAVAGINPAELKTNQTVVKTDRTGKGKFMLVTLPPDYDFIRIASTVTPAPYPKYYITASNLAADEFLSRNQRPHAAETLATALKNWNAQSWDQQDKEGFLRMADNLKKRIAAITEPNGTFDADKRILLSGEPVTVSFSYRNAARARVTARSVDMRRWQQERMNKVQSSSTLGKAYRKKYSSMGTLLFNLLHDKSYADYLGEEIKGPDAALDPGDRHLNRIAQIPVPTEQPGWYLLTVTLDNGYRFHRFLTLSDMVLVRRSVPEGNLWFLADAKTGTPVEGADLRLLRYREDKTLKKHQVKGTTDKDGALIETILSPDRQNPFYSMFLGIASRGNSYVIAGLEGYGWESGNQLMGTDNKASDPYSCFFLESQPVYRPGQTARFKGVLFRPDIANPGTQDCAGKKLTLTITDPTGDKSVFPPKTVTTDSTGCFELELLIPAGAQLGQYSASLQLQDSADPDFRLYAPLFRMEEYKKPEFSVKMDAPSKPIRLGQSIPVSIQADYYAGGPVSEGKATITITRTLGADVWTPYWKWGWLYDRSFSPYYIPFSLDAPLTVLEKTVPLDKDGKASVELSTAQDARDFASRNITYRVSASVTDASLREISASGQVIATSRPFNIFTSLNRGYAPTGTSVQATITAATADGVKINAATGTTVLQHIKADGSRQALETWNITTGKEGEASLSFQTRESGLYALSTTLEDGQGNKVQESFQFLSYGKGKHNPFKINPLDITPDKREYAPGDTAKLLVTSDYPDARVWTFLRNSWKNESRRLVSLDRQTALVECPLSREDMPNIGVNAFTVRNGELHQASAELLLPPDSQILSPSVTPGKPQYQPAEQGSVTVQVKGPDGKPVKNGIVTLAVYDKALEYIARPNITDIAKTVWGRLNGTTFLNLKKMTASGTSQDRGPDQPYFQSLLFYGRYGYMTQTSAFAWGGPPSGNSAILSKSKSRVLAEGAAPAAAPAPVMQSKAADEESMENDSFAAGQGNTDAPENASPAIQLRTNFADCIKWCGTLKTDGEGNVTVPVEMPDNLTTWKAAAWVITSSLQVGQASAEFLTTKDFMVSMQAPRFFVEKDVVMLSALVRNRTDKAVRARVSISLKDGCLELLPADAPAVKGLAADTDNSAVREVDVPAQGQAVVNWWTAAIREGTATVAMEAAAGSAGDAMQMNFPVLVHGMKQLHADSAVVLPGEQEQQLSITLPQQRRREESELVVKVSPSIALSMVEALPYLAEYPYGCVEQTLNRFLPALVVTNTLKQLGLNPGAALESHRNLNPQTIRDKAFYDGVMKRLERNPVYDEAALKKLAAKGIASLREKQLSNGSWGWFGGANEGDPVMTAHVAHGLKLASNTVKVPEGMLSGAVRWLENYQAAQASLLAKGDEYRKLEQLPDGPGKKEAIRKLGDYRLTASATDALVYSVLVEGGVINLPMERYLFRDRLELPVISQIQLAEILLDAHRMDDFKKVMPIISQFLQQDDSLQTAWLRLPNEGYWWRWYGSDVATQAAYLKLMAKSDPNNPVTARLAKWLLNNRSNGSYWNSTKDTADCLEALSAYLFQTREGMEDMEAEILYDGVPVKTIASTKETLFTFDNVFRMSGKDLADGKHAITIRRKQGKGNIYANSTLTYFSLEDPIPAAGNAVTVERAYYRIQKETVKDGAVRDTQTDSGELVSQGKDVTRRTLLQHGDVIASGDIIEVVMTVKTKNDVEYLMLLDPKPAGCESQETASGYAWMGTVSGYKEIGDEEIRIFLSSLPMGSYQISHRLRAERPGRFSALPAVIEAMYAPELRGNSREHKIGISMPAE from the coding sequence ATGAACAGAATCTTTTCCGCGCTTTTTCTGGCGGCGGGCATGCTGGCTTCCGGAATGGCTTCCGCAGCATCCTCCGGCACCTCCCCGCAGGAACAGGAGGGACAAGCCGCCAGGGATGCGGACAAGGCTTCCTCCCCTGCCGGACAACAGAGGAAGCAGTCCACGGAGGCGATCGAAAAGCTTTTGGAGAAAAGGCTGTTCAAACAGGCTGCCGAACAGTCCTTAAAACAGCTTAACGAATACGATGACCAGTACAGCGGAGCGGATTTACTTCTCTACTACCAGGCGCTCAAGCGACTGAACGCCCTGGACGATTCCCTGAACCTGGATACCATCCTGCAAGAGCAGATGAAGCGCCACGGGAATAATCCGCAGTTCCTGATGGATGCCGCCCTCCTGTATCAGGACGCCTTCCATACGTTCAAGCTGGTGGACGGGGCCTATATCCGCGGCAGTGAGCCATGGGACGGGGAATATTCCGGAGAGGCGCGGGACCGGGTGCAGGCCCTCCGGTGCCTTTTCAAGGCCATGCAGCTGGCGCAGAAGGGCGGGGATATGAAGCTTCTGGGGCAACTGCGCTTCCTGACGGCGCAGGCTTTATTGATCAGAAGCAGCCGCTACAATTCCCCTTCCCCCTTCCAGGCTTACGCCGCCCTGGGCAACCTGACCAGCCTGAAGGAACTGCCGGATTACGTTTCCAGGGAGGAAGCCTCCCCCTTCCGGAACGTCGGAACGGTGCCCGTCACGGTTAATCCGGAGACGGGAAAACCGGAGGTGGTTTTCTACCATGCCTCTTCCTCCTGGGAGACAGCGAAGAATGACGGGGAGCGCATGCGCTGGCTGCTGGATGCCGCCATTCAGGCAGACCCGGAAATGGCCAACCAGATCAACTGTTATACGGCGTCCTGGTGCCAGCAGCTGTTTTCCTATTCCAATACGGCTCCCGACCAGGAATTCGTGTACGGCCCCGGCAACGCGGGCGCCGTGGCGGGCATCAATCCGGCGGAATTGAAGACGAACCAGACCGTGGTTAAAACGGACCGCACAGGCAAGGGTAAATTCATGCTCGTCACCCTTCCCCCGGATTACGATTTCATCAGGATTGCCTCCACCGTCACGCCCGCCCCCTATCCGAAGTATTACATTACCGCTTCCAATCTGGCCGCCGATGAATTCCTGTCACGCAACCAGAGGCCGCACGCAGCGGAAACACTGGCAACGGCCTTGAAAAACTGGAACGCGCAGTCCTGGGATCAACAGGACAAGGAAGGATTCCTGCGCATGGCTGATAACCTGAAGAAACGCATTGCCGCCATCACGGAACCCAACGGAACTTTTGACGCGGACAAGAGAATCCTGTTATCCGGAGAACCCGTTACGGTTTCCTTCTCCTACCGTAACGCCGCCCGTGCCCGCGTTACGGCCCGTTCCGTGGATATGCGGCGGTGGCAGCAGGAACGGATGAACAAGGTGCAGTCCTCCAGTACGCTGGGCAAGGCGTACAGGAAGAAGTATTCCAGTATGGGGACTCTTCTTTTCAATTTATTGCATGACAAGTCATACGCGGACTACCTGGGGGAAGAAATCAAGGGGCCGGATGCAGCTCTGGACCCGGGAGACCGGCACCTGAACCGGATCGCCCAGATTCCCGTTCCTACGGAGCAGCCCGGCTGGTACCTGCTTACCGTTACGCTGGACAACGGTTACCGCTTCCACCGCTTCCTCACCCTGTCGGACATGGTGCTGGTGCGCCGTTCCGTTCCGGAAGGCAACCTCTGGTTCCTGGCGGACGCCAAAACAGGAACGCCCGTGGAAGGGGCTGACCTGCGCCTGCTGCGCTACCGGGAAGATAAAACGCTTAAAAAGCATCAGGTGAAAGGGACCACGGACAAGGACGGAGCCCTGATTGAAACCATTCTGTCCCCGGACAGGCAAAATCCCTTTTATTCCATGTTCCTGGGCATCGCCTCCAGGGGGAACAGCTACGTGATCGCGGGGCTGGAGGGTTATGGCTGGGAATCCGGCAACCAGCTCATGGGCACTGACAACAAAGCCTCCGATCCCTATTCCTGCTTTTTCCTGGAAAGCCAGCCCGTGTACCGCCCCGGGCAGACGGCCCGCTTTAAGGGCGTTCTCTTCCGTCCGGACATCGCGAATCCCGGAACGCAGGATTGCGCCGGGAAAAAACTGACGCTGACCATCACGGACCCCACGGGAGACAAGAGTGTTTTTCCGCCAAAAACTGTCACTACGGATTCCACGGGCTGCTTTGAACTGGAACTGCTCATCCCGGCAGGAGCCCAGCTGGGACAGTATTCCGCCAGCCTGCAGCTGCAAGATTCCGCCGACCCTGATTTCAGGCTGTACGCCCCGCTTTTCCGGATGGAAGAGTACAAGAAACCGGAATTTTCCGTCAAGATGGACGCGCCCTCCAAGCCCATCCGCCTGGGACAGTCCATCCCCGTCTCCATCCAGGCGGATTATTATGCGGGCGGCCCCGTGAGTGAAGGGAAGGCCACCATCACCATTACCCGGACGCTGGGAGCGGACGTCTGGACGCCTTATTGGAAATGGGGCTGGCTGTATGACCGCTCCTTCAGCCCGTATTACATCCCCTTCTCCCTTGACGCACCCCTCACCGTCCTGGAAAAAACAGTGCCGCTGGACAAGGATGGAAAAGCATCCGTGGAACTTTCCACGGCGCAGGATGCACGGGATTTCGCCTCCCGGAACATCACTTACCGCGTCTCCGCCAGTGTTACGGACGCTTCCCTGCGGGAAATTTCCGCTTCCGGCCAGGTAATCGCCACTTCCCGCCCGTTCAACATCTTCACCTCCCTGAACCGCGGCTACGCGCCTACCGGAACGTCGGTGCAGGCCACCATCACCGCGGCCACGGCGGACGGAGTCAAGATAAACGCCGCCACGGGAACGACGGTGTTGCAGCATATCAAGGCGGACGGCAGCCGCCAGGCTCTGGAAACCTGGAACATCACCACCGGAAAGGAAGGGGAGGCCTCCCTTTCCTTCCAGACCAGGGAATCAGGGCTGTACGCCCTCTCCACCACGCTGGAGGACGGGCAAGGGAACAAGGTGCAGGAATCCTTCCAGTTCCTTTCCTACGGAAAAGGAAAACATAATCCATTTAAAATCAACCCTCTTGACATCACTCCGGATAAGAGGGAATACGCTCCGGGAGATACGGCCAAATTGCTCGTTACGTCGGACTACCCGGACGCCCGCGTCTGGACCTTCCTGCGCAACTCCTGGAAAAACGAGTCCCGCCGCCTGGTTTCCCTGGACAGGCAGACTGCCCTGGTGGAGTGCCCGCTCTCCCGTGAAGACATGCCCAACATAGGCGTGAACGCCTTCACCGTCAGGAACGGGGAACTTCACCAGGCCTCTGCGGAGCTGCTGCTGCCTCCGGACAGCCAGATACTTTCTCCTTCCGTCACGCCGGGCAAACCCCAATACCAGCCCGCGGAACAGGGAAGCGTAACGGTCCAGGTGAAAGGCCCGGACGGCAAGCCCGTGAAAAACGGCATCGTGACCCTGGCCGTTTATGACAAGGCGCTGGAATACATCGCCCGCCCCAACATCACGGATATAGCCAAAACCGTTTGGGGCAGACTGAATGGAACCACCTTCCTCAACCTGAAAAAAATGACGGCCTCGGGAACCTCACAGGACAGGGGGCCGGACCAGCCTTATTTCCAATCCCTGCTGTTTTACGGCAGATATGGATATATGACGCAGACTAGCGCGTTCGCTTGGGGAGGCCCTCCGTCCGGAAATTCTGCCATCCTCAGCAAGTCGAAGAGCCGCGTCCTGGCTGAAGGAGCAGCCCCGGCCGCAGCGCCGGCTCCGGTAATGCAGTCCAAGGCCGCAGACGAAGAAAGCATGGAGAATGATTCCTTTGCCGCCGGACAAGGGAACACGGATGCACCGGAAAACGCCTCCCCTGCCATTCAACTGCGCACCAACTTTGCGGACTGCATCAAGTGGTGCGGCACGCTCAAGACAGATGGGGAGGGGAACGTCACCGTACCCGTGGAAATGCCGGACAACCTGACCACCTGGAAGGCCGCCGCCTGGGTCATCACTTCCAGCCTGCAGGTGGGGCAGGCCTCTGCTGAATTCCTGACGACGAAGGATTTCATGGTCAGCATGCAGGCCCCGCGCTTCTTTGTGGAAAAAGACGTGGTCATGCTCAGCGCCCTGGTCCGCAACCGGACGGACAAAGCCGTCCGCGCCCGTGTTTCCATTTCCCTGAAAGACGGCTGCCTGGAACTTCTCCCGGCTGACGCTCCGGCGGTGAAGGGGCTTGCCGCGGACACGGACAACTCCGCGGTGCGGGAAGTGGATGTGCCCGCCCAGGGCCAGGCAGTCGTCAACTGGTGGACCGCCGCCATCCGGGAGGGAACCGCTACCGTCGCCATGGAAGCGGCGGCGGGTTCCGCCGGGGACGCCATGCAGATGAACTTCCCCGTGCTGGTGCACGGCATGAAGCAGCTCCACGCGGACAGCGCCGTGGTGCTGCCCGGAGAACAGGAACAGCAGCTCTCCATCACCCTGCCGCAGCAGCGGCGCAGGGAAGAAAGCGAACTGGTCGTCAAGGTCTCCCCCAGCATCGCCCTGAGCATGGTGGAGGCCCTGCCCTACCTGGCGGAATATCCCTATGGCTGCGTGGAGCAGACGCTCAACCGCTTCCTGCCCGCCCTCGTGGTGACGAACACGCTCAAGCAGCTGGGGCTGAACCCCGGCGCGGCGCTGGAAAGCCACCGCAACCTGAATCCCCAGACAATCCGGGACAAGGCCTTTTATGACGGCGTCATGAAGAGGCTGGAACGCAACCCCGTGTATGATGAAGCCGCTCTGAAGAAGCTGGCCGCCAAGGGAATTGCCTCCCTCCGGGAGAAACAGCTCTCCAACGGTTCCTGGGGATGGTTTGGAGGAGCCAATGAGGGAGACCCCGTCATGACGGCCCATGTGGCCCATGGCCTCAAGCTGGCCTCAAACACGGTCAAGGTACCGGAGGGCATGCTTTCCGGCGCCGTCCGCTGGCTGGAAAACTACCAAGCGGCCCAGGCAAGCCTTCTGGCGAAGGGAGACGAGTACCGGAAGCTGGAACAACTGCCGGACGGCCCCGGGAAGAAGGAGGCCATCCGCAAACTGGGGGATTACCGCCTGACGGCTTCAGCAACGGACGCCCTGGTTTATTCCGTGCTGGTGGAAGGAGGCGTCATCAACCTTCCCATGGAACGCTACCTCTTCCGTGACAGGCTGGAGCTCCCCGTCATCAGCCAGATCCAACTGGCGGAAATCCTGCTGGACGCCCACCGCATGGACGATTTCAAAAAGGTGATGCCCATCATCTCCCAGTTCCTTCAGCAGGACGACTCCCTGCAAACCGCCTGGCTGCGCCTCCCGAACGAAGGTTACTGGTGGCGCTGGTACGGAAGCGACGTAGCCACGCAGGCGGCCTACCTGAAGCTGATGGCCAAAAGCGACCCCAACAATCCCGTCACGGCGCGCCTGGCCAAATGGCTGCTCAACAACCGCTCCAACGGCTCCTACTGGAACTCCACCAAGGACACGGCGGACTGCCTGGAAGCCCTGTCAGCCTATCTTTTCCAAACCAGGGAAGGCATGGAGGACATGGAAGCGGAAATCCTTTACGACGGCGTCCCGGTCAAAACGATTGCAAGCACTAAGGAAACCCTGTTCACCTTTGACAACGTCTTCCGCATGAGCGGAAAAGACCTGGCGGACGGCAAACACGCCATCACCATCCGCAGGAAGCAAGGCAAGGGCAACATTTACGCCAACTCCACGCTCACCTACTTTTCCCTGGAAGACCCCATCCCCGCCGCCGGGAATGCCGTTACCGTGGAGCGCGCCTACTACCGCATCCAAAAGGAAACCGTGAAGGACGGCGCGGTCAGGGATACCCAGACGGACAGCGGGGAACTCGTCTCCCAGGGGAAGGACGTGACCCGCCGCACCCTGCTGCAACATGGAGACGTCATCGCCAGCGGCGACATCATTGAAGTGGTGATGACCGTGAAGACGAAGAACGACGTGGAATACCTCATGCTCCTGGACCCCAAGCCCGCAGGGTGCGAATCACAGGAAACCGCCAGCGGATACGCCTGGATGGGAACCGTCTCCGGCTACAAGGAAATAGGGGATGAGGAAATACGCATCTTCCTCTCCTCCCTGCCGATGGGGAGCTACCAAATCAGCCACCGCCTCCGCGCGGAACGCCCGGGGCGTTTCAGCGCCCTTCCCGCGGTGATTGAAGCCATGTACGCTCCGGAACTCCGCGGCAACAGCCGGGAACACAAGATAGGCATCTCCATGCCTGCCGAATAG